DNA from Halobaculum sp. XH14:
GCCAGCCTCTCCTCGACGGTCAACACCGTCCGTTCCGAGAACGAGGAAATCTCCGGGCAGGTCGACGACATGGGCGAGGACGTGCGGAGCCTGCTCGACATCTACGAGATGGTCACGCGCGGGATCAACCCGTTCGTCGACGACGTCCAGACCGGCGGCATGTCCGGCGACGAACTGGGCGGGGAGGGGTCGTTCGGCCTCTTCGACGACGACGCGGACGAGGAGGACCCGGAGGCCGAGGAACTCGACGAGGACCTCGCCAACGCGGAAGCGGAGGGGTTCTTCGACGAGGAACTCGTGGACGGCGAGGAGGACGAGGACGACGAGGATCTGGACGAACTGGACGACGAAGAAGACGACGAAGACGACGACCTTGACAACGAAACCATGGCCAGCGACAACGGCGGCGGCAAGAGCTTCAGTGAACTGAAAGACGAATACGAGTCCGGCGACGCGGAGTGGGCCGGCGGGGAGGAGGCGGAGGCCCCGATCGACGGGGCCGACGACGCCGGGGACGAGTTCCCGCTCGACGAGATGGACGAGGACCCCGTCGAGGACGCCCTCGACGAGGAGCCCGCGTCGACGGCGGCACCGACGGACCCGACGCCCGCCGAGAACGGCGATGGCGGCTTCGAGTTCGTCGAGGACGGCGACCTCTCCGAGGGGCCACAGAAGCCGTATCTCACCAGCCTGCCCGGCGACTACGTGGGCGACCTGATGGTGATGGAGT
Protein-coding regions in this window:
- a CDS encoding FlaD/FlaE family flagellar protein, with amino-acid sequence MGLLTALSGAGAGFAGVELGLLASFGLVGASLLDRFRDDDEPTEDAEDDDPLLDDGGAFGGDADGDGDDLGDLGGMDDWDDDDPFGGDEEEDATAELEKRLEDLENEVASLSSTVNTVRSENEEISGQVDDMGEDVRSLLDIYEMVTRGINPFVDDVQTGGMSGDELGGEGSFGLFDDDADEEDPEAEELDEDLANAEAEGFFDEELVDGEEDEDDEDLDELDDEEDDEDDDLDNETMASDNGGGKSFSELKDEYESGDAEWAGGEEAEAPIDGADDAGDEFPLDEMDEDPVEDALDEEPASTAAPTDPTPAENGDGGFEFVEDGDLSEGPQKPYLTSLPGDYVGDLMVMEWLEFLVEESSTTDAVRAVNYYERVDWVDAEVANQLKSFLSGFGDIDRNLMDRPGTSELDLDHHTQSLKYIMQLTNATAESVVIDRWPQLSGGLHGPQR